The Acidiphilium multivorum AIU301 genome includes the window GTCCCGAGGATCGGTCCGCCGCATCGGCCCGAAGAAGCGGCCGACGATCTCCATTCGCGACGGCGCTGGCGGTCGGGCAAGCACGCGGCCTGCGCGCGAGGCCCAGAGAAGCCCCTCGGGATCATCCAACATCAATGGATCGACCGCCCCCTCGGAGCCGAGGCAGGCCAGCACGATGGTCTTCGGGTCCGTGACCCCTGCCGCCCGTGCCAGGGCCACCCGCGCCGGCATGTCGAGCCGCAGGCTGAACCGCCCCTCGGGCCGGACCCCGAGGCTTCTCAGCAGTCCGGCCGCGCCTGCCTTGCTCAGCACCCGCGCGCCCGGCTGGTGCAGTGCGAAGGGCCCGGGAAGGCGCAGGGCACGGTGACCAGCGCCACTGGCCCGCCGGGGCCAATGCGTCCCTGCAGGAACTCTCCGAAATGGCCGAGGACGGCGATCTCAATGCCGTTCATGCCAGCGCCCGGTTGGTGAAGCCGATCGACCAGACACCGCCCAGCTGTGCCCGCAGATGCGTGGCCGACAGCGGCGCGATCTCGAAGCCGAGTCCCGCCGGGGCTTCCCCCAGTGCGAGCCCGAGCGCTGCGCGGATCGTCCCGGCATGGGCAACGACAACGACCATGCCGCCCTGCGTCAGCCCCTCCAGCGCGGGTGTCACCCGGGCCCAGAGGTCAAGGAAACTCTCGCCCCCCGGCGCGCGGTGCGCAGCGATCTCCACCCGCCCGAGCGGGCCCAGATCGGGGAGTTCCTCGGGCAACAGCCCCTCCCAGGCGCCGAAATCCTGCTCCCAGAGCCGGGGGTCCAGCGCCGCCTCCCGACCTGGAAGGAGCGCTGCCACGGTCTCCCGGCAGCGCCGGGCGGGGCTCGTCACCAGCCGCGCCTCCGCCGCGCCGAGCGCAGCCAGCGCAGCCCGCGCGCGCGTCAACGCCTCGGTGCCGGGCAGCCGCGCAGCAGGGTCGCTGCGCCCGGCAAGCCGCCCGCCCGCGTCCGAGGGCGCATGACGGATCAGAATCAGGCTGGTCGTCTCCGTCCCCGACACAGTCGGCTTTCTCCCTTTTCCTTCGGCCAAAATGATGTTTTCTGCTGCCTCGAAAGGAGAGGCAGCATGATCCTACTCATTACCGGTGGCGCGCGCTCGGGCAAGAGCAGCTATGCGGAAGGGCGGGTGGCTGCGCTGCCGGGGCGGCCCTGCTATATCGCGACGTCAGAGATCCGCGACGCCGAGATGGCTGAGCGCATTGCCCACCACCGCGCCCGCCGCGGCCCTGAATGGCGCGAGCGCGAGGCGACTTTCGACCTCGTCGCGGCCCTTACCGAGACCGACGGTGACGGCCCCCGCCTCGTCGATTGCGTCACGCTGTGGCTGACGAACCTCGTGCTGACCGATCGCGACTGGCAGGCGGAGCTGAACGCCCTTCTGGCGGCGCTGCCGGCGCAGCAAAGCCCGGTGATCTTCGTCACCAACGAGGTCGGCCTCGGCATCGTCCCCGAAAACGCGCTCGCGCGCGCCTTCCGCGATGCGGCGGGGCTGGTGAACCAGGCCCTCGCGGCTGCGGCAGACGAGGTGCAATTCGTCGTCTCCGGGCTGCCCCTGAAGGTGAAATGATGCAAGCTCCGCTTTTCCCCGCCGCCTCCTTTGGCGATCTCCGCGCCCGGCTGGCGGATCTGCCCGCCGCCGACCCGACCAGCATCGCCGCGGCCCGGGTGCGCCAAGACAACCTGACGAAACCCCCTGGCGCGCTTGGCCGGCTGGAGGAGCTAGCGATTTTTATGGCCGGCTGGCAGGGCCGCGCGCGCCCAGTGCTGGACCGTGCGCAGGTGGTGGTCTTCGCCGGCAACCATGGCATCTGCCGGCAGGGCGTAAACCCCTTCCCGCAGGAGGTTACCGCCCAGATGGTGGCGAACTTCACGCGCGGCGGCGCTGCGATCAACCAACTTTGCCGGGTGAGTGGCGCGGATCTCTCGATCGTGGCGCTCGACCTTGACCGCCCGACCGGCGATTTCACCGAAGGTCCTGCGATGACCGAAGCCGAGGTGCTTGACGCCATGGTCCGCGGGGCTGCGGCGGTCGACACCGGCGCGAATGTCCTTTTGCTAGGTGAGATGGGGATCGGCAACTCGACCGTGGCGGCCGCACAGGCCCGCGCCTCCTTCGGCGGCACGGCCTGGGACTGGGTCGGTCCCGGCACCGGCGCGGATGCCGACAAGATCGCGATCAAGGCTCATGTCATCGAGGCGGGGATGGAGCGCCACGCTGCCGCCCTCAGCGACCCGCTTGCCACACTCGCGGCCTTCGGCGGGCGCGAGCAGGCGGCGATCTGCGGGGCGGTTCTCGCCGCGCGGGCAGCGCGGATCCCAGTGATGCTCGACGGCTTCATCTGCACTGCCGCCGCGGCCGTGCTTGCGCCGCTTGGCATCGGCGCGCTCGACCACTGCATGGTCGGCCACGCCAGCGCCGAGCCGGGGCACCGAAAGCTACTTTCGGCCATCGGCAAGAAGGCCGTCCTTGATCTCGGGATGCGCCTCGGCGAGGGGTCGGGCGCGGCGGTGGCGCTGGGCGTGCTGCGGGCGGCGCTCGCCGTGCATGACGGCATGGCGACCTTCGCCGAAGCCGGCATTTCGGCCGGATGAGCGGATCCTGGATCCAGTCCCGGACGGACGAGGCGCGGCTGGCGCTGATGCTGCTGACGCGCATGCCGATGGGCCGGCTCGACGCGGCGCCGACGCTCGCTGCAGCCGCCTGGGCCTACCCGCTCGCCGGCGCTGCGGTTGGGGCGGTCGCGGGGCTGGTCTATCTGCTGGCCGCGGGACTCGGCCTCGCGTCCCTTCCATCGGCGTTGCTAGCAGTGGCGGCGGGCGTGGTCGCGACCGGTGGTATGCATGAGGACGGGCTCGCCGATCTTGCCGACGGCTTCGGCGGCGGCGGCGACCGCACCCGGAAGCTGGAGATCATGCGGGACAGCCGTGTCGGCAGCTACGGGGTGATCGCGCTCTGCCTTGCGCTTCTCCTCCGCGTGGTGCTGTTGGCCGAAGTCCTGCCGGGCCATGCGCCGCTGTTCGTTCTCCTCGGGCTCGGCGCGCTCAGTCGGGCGCCGCTGCCGGTCCTGATGCGGCTTCTCCCCGCCGCGCGTGCCGAAGGGCTCGGCCACTCCGCGGCGCTGCGCATAGGTGCAGGGCAGGCGGCCGCCGCGGCCCTAACCGGCTTCGTCCTCGCCGCGCTCTTCCTGCCGTTGCTTCTCTGCCCCGTCCTCGCGGCGGCGGCGGCAGCCGCTCTGACCGGCCTTCTTGCTCGCCGCCAGATCGGCGGTTTCACCGGAGACGTCCTCGGAGCCGCGCAGATCGCCGCCGAACTCGCGGCCCTGCTGGCGCTCGCCGCCGCCTGAGGGTCGGATTTTGCGTTGACGGCTTGGCGTGCCGGCTTCTATGCAGGTCTCGATGGTTCCCCTCGGGGATGAAAAGGGATCGCGGTGAGGATTCAGGTCCGATGCCGCGGCTGCCCCCGCAACTGTTAGTGGCGGGCCCTCTCCAGAAGCCACTGGCCCAGCGGGCTGGGAAGGCGGTGGGGGCAAGTGCTACGGGCCAGGAAACCCGCTACCACGCAGCGCTGTTCAATGCTTTGGGATAGTAATGAGTGCGAGAGGGGTGTTT containing:
- a CDS encoding histidine phosphatase family protein; amino-acid sequence: MSGTETTSLILIRHAPSDAGGRLAGRSDPAARLPGTEALTRARAALAALGAAEARLVTSPARRCRETVAALLPGREAALDPRLWEQDFGAWEGLLPEELPDLGPLGRVEIAAHRAPGGESFLDLWARVTPALEGLTQGGMVVVVAHAGTIRAALGLALGEAPAGLGFEIAPLSATHLRAQLGGVWSIGFTNRALA
- the cobU gene encoding bifunctional adenosylcobinamide kinase/adenosylcobinamide-phosphate guanylyltransferase, whose translation is MILLITGGARSGKSSYAEGRVAALPGRPCYIATSEIRDAEMAERIAHHRARRGPEWREREATFDLVAALTETDGDGPRLVDCVTLWLTNLVLTDRDWQAELNALLAALPAQQSPVIFVTNEVGLGIVPENALARAFRDAAGLVNQALAAAADEVQFVVSGLPLKVK
- the cobT gene encoding nicotinate-nucleotide--dimethylbenzimidazole phosphoribosyltransferase, with product MQAPLFPAASFGDLRARLADLPAADPTSIAAARVRQDNLTKPPGALGRLEELAIFMAGWQGRARPVLDRAQVVVFAGNHGICRQGVNPFPQEVTAQMVANFTRGGAAINQLCRVSGADLSIVALDLDRPTGDFTEGPAMTEAEVLDAMVRGAAAVDTGANVLLLGEMGIGNSTVAAAQARASFGGTAWDWVGPGTGADADKIAIKAHVIEAGMERHAAALSDPLATLAAFGGREQAAICGAVLAARAARIPVMLDGFICTAAAAVLAPLGIGALDHCMVGHASAEPGHRKLLSAIGKKAVLDLGMRLGEGSGAAVALGVLRAALAVHDGMATFAEAGISAG
- a CDS encoding adenosylcobinamide-GDP ribazoletransferase, coding for MSGSWIQSRTDEARLALMLLTRMPMGRLDAAPTLAAAAWAYPLAGAAVGAVAGLVYLLAAGLGLASLPSALLAVAAGVVATGGMHEDGLADLADGFGGGGDRTRKLEIMRDSRVGSYGVIALCLALLLRVVLLAEVLPGHAPLFVLLGLGALSRAPLPVLMRLLPAARAEGLGHSAALRIGAGQAAAAALTGFVLAALFLPLLLCPVLAAAAAAALTGLLARRQIGGFTGDVLGAAQIAAELAALLALAAA